Proteins from a genomic interval of Nostoc sp. TCL240-02:
- a CDS encoding PadR family transcriptional regulator, whose product MSLAYVILGLLQQQEMTGYDLKTSCFDQCIAHLWPADQAQIYRTLDKLVEQGCITCTIEIQHDRPNRKVYTVTELGKAEFAQWLGTHQPLPTVREAMLVQLHFAGQLSNEAIIHLLEQQLAARSKKLAECEIIDLPSLGDESANREQVMQRLVLELLIRREQTYINWLNTAINVIAHQKPYSSHYQIL is encoded by the coding sequence ATGTCCCTAGCATACGTAATTCTAGGTCTTCTTCAGCAGCAAGAAATGACGGGCTACGACCTCAAAACGAGCTGCTTTGATCAATGTATTGCCCATTTGTGGCCAGCAGACCAGGCACAAATTTACAGAACTCTCGATAAGCTAGTTGAGCAAGGCTGCATTACCTGTACGATTGAGATTCAGCACGATCGCCCCAATCGCAAAGTTTACACTGTGACGGAGCTAGGGAAAGCCGAATTTGCCCAATGGCTTGGGACTCATCAGCCGTTACCAACTGTACGAGAAGCAATGCTAGTCCAATTGCATTTTGCAGGTCAGTTGTCGAATGAAGCAATCATTCACCTGCTGGAGCAACAATTGGCGGCTCGAAGCAAAAAGCTTGCTGAATGCGAAATAATTGATTTGCCATCACTTGGTGATGAGTCTGCCAACCGTGAGCAGGTAATGCAAAGGCTGGTGCTGGAGTTGTTAATCAGAAGAGAACAGACTTATATTAATTGGTTGAACACAGCGATTAATGTTATCGCTCACCAAAAGCCATATTCATCGCATTACCAAATTTTATAA